Proteins encoded in a region of the Elizabethkingia bruuniana genome:
- a CDS encoding alanine/glycine:cation symporter family protein produces the protein MDKIIHSFSDLVWSDALIYLCLITGLYFSIRTGFLQVTYLKDMVKLLFSKNESDKGISSFQAFSLAISGRVGTGNIVGVATAIAMGGPGAVFWMWLIAFLGSASAFVEATLGQLYKQESNGEYRGGAAYYIEKGLGVKWYAVLFAVLTIISTGLLLPGVQSNSIASAVNNSFSIGTEHYNFPLVGELPVNYIGIVIIILLALIIFGGIKRLGKTAEFVVPFMAGIYILMAVIIIVLNIKEVPSVLKLIFSSAFNMNATFSGIFGMAIAWGVKRGIYSNEAGQGTAPHAAAAAEVKHPAQQGLVQAFSVYIDTLFVCSATAFIILFTGQYNVLGPNDTYLVQNIPGIDYTGFTQAAVSHIFPGIGKQFVAFALFFFAFTTIMAYYYYAETNISYLVKSGNKKTYIWILRVVFLFAAYFGTVKEAKIAWALGDLGVGLMAWVNIIAILLLGNVTLKVWKDYKLKKKSGNMYFNSKEAEIKNADFWEK, from the coding sequence ATGGACAAAATTATTCATTCTTTTAGCGACCTTGTATGGTCCGATGCTCTTATCTATCTCTGCTTAATTACCGGTCTTTATTTTTCTATCCGAACAGGATTTCTTCAGGTTACCTATCTGAAAGATATGGTGAAACTTCTCTTCAGTAAAAACGAATCTGATAAAGGAATTTCATCATTCCAAGCATTTTCATTAGCCATTTCAGGACGTGTAGGTACCGGAAATATTGTCGGAGTTGCCACAGCTATAGCTATGGGAGGACCGGGTGCTGTATTCTGGATGTGGCTGATTGCATTCCTCGGCTCCGCATCCGCCTTCGTAGAAGCTACACTGGGGCAGTTGTACAAACAGGAATCTAATGGTGAATATCGTGGCGGAGCCGCTTATTATATAGAAAAAGGTCTTGGAGTAAAATGGTATGCAGTATTATTCGCAGTTCTTACCATTATCAGTACTGGTCTATTGCTTCCGGGTGTACAGAGTAACAGTATTGCTTCAGCTGTAAACAATTCTTTTTCTATAGGAACAGAACATTATAATTTCCCCCTGGTTGGAGAACTGCCGGTAAACTATATCGGAATTGTGATTATTATCCTTTTGGCGCTGATTATATTTGGGGGTATAAAAAGACTTGGAAAAACAGCCGAATTCGTAGTTCCGTTTATGGCAGGAATTTATATTCTAATGGCGGTCATTATTATTGTTCTCAACATTAAAGAAGTTCCTTCTGTTTTAAAACTGATTTTCAGTTCTGCATTCAATATGAACGCAACCTTTAGCGGGATCTTCGGGATGGCTATAGCCTGGGGAGTAAAAAGAGGAATTTATTCCAACGAGGCTGGTCAGGGAACTGCACCACATGCTGCGGCAGCTGCGGAAGTAAAACATCCTGCTCAGCAAGGTCTTGTTCAGGCATTTTCAGTTTATATAGATACACTATTTGTATGTTCTGCAACGGCATTTATTATCCTGTTTACAGGGCAGTATAACGTATTAGGACCGAACGATACATATTTGGTGCAAAATATTCCGGGAATTGACTATACAGGCTTTACACAGGCTGCAGTCTCCCATATTTTCCCTGGTATTGGTAAGCAGTTTGTTGCTTTTGCTTTATTCTTCTTTGCCTTTACCACTATTATGGCCTATTACTATTATGCGGAGACCAATATTTCTTATCTGGTTAAGTCTGGCAATAAAAAAACATACATCTGGATTTTAAGAGTTGTCTTCTTGTTTGCGGCATACTTCGGAACTGTTAAGGAAGCAAAAATTGCATGGGCACTGGGAGATCTTGGCGTAGGGTTAATGGCATGGGTAAATATTATTGCCATTCTCTTACTGGGAAATGTTACCCTAAAAGTATGGAAAGACTATAAGCTTAAAAAGAAATCTGGGAATATGTATTTTAATTCCAAAGAAGCAGAAATTAAAAATGCTGACTTTTGGGAGAAATAG
- a CDS encoding aldehyde dehydrogenase family protein, with the protein MLTTEQIENKLLEADKAFGEWRKVTFEEKQELLAKAAQLLLDKSEEYGKIITREMNKPISQSIAEIEKCALMMNYYAKAENILKPEEVKTKFNVCEVHHTPMGVILGVMPWNYPFWQVLRFAVPALLAGNTVVVKHASICFESGNTIEKILTEAGFPKGVFLNLESGHKEIKGIIENPVIQGVSLTGSEPAGASVASIAGTNIKKSVLELGGSDAFIILEDADFDKAARVGAESRLQNCGQTCVAAKRFIIHQNAENEFLPKFIEEFKKYVPGDPNDKETKLSAMARKDLADDLEAQYKKALDNGAEPIVPLERISDIVFKPGLMRVNEGNPILEEELFGPLGMVLIAKSDDECLRLANNTRFGLGNSIWTKNKEKAFFFAENLESGAVGVNEMTKSMPDMPLGGAKRSGYGTELSLFALKEFTIPKSIIGTL; encoded by the coding sequence ATGCTTACAACAGAACAAATTGAGAATAAGTTGCTGGAAGCTGATAAAGCTTTTGGAGAATGGAGAAAGGTAACTTTTGAGGAAAAGCAGGAATTGTTGGCGAAAGCAGCACAGCTGCTGTTAGATAAATCCGAAGAATACGGAAAGATCATCACACGTGAGATGAATAAGCCTATTTCTCAGTCTATTGCTGAGATCGAGAAATGTGCTTTGATGATGAATTATTATGCGAAAGCAGAGAATATATTAAAGCCGGAAGAAGTAAAAACTAAATTCAATGTGTGTGAAGTTCATCATACGCCAATGGGAGTTATACTAGGTGTAATGCCATGGAATTATCCTTTCTGGCAGGTGCTTCGTTTTGCTGTTCCCGCACTACTGGCAGGAAATACAGTTGTGGTAAAACATGCTTCGATCTGTTTTGAAAGTGGGAATACGATAGAGAAAATATTAACAGAAGCAGGATTTCCTAAAGGAGTATTCCTGAATCTGGAATCCGGACATAAAGAAATTAAGGGGATCATAGAGAACCCTGTAATACAAGGAGTAAGTCTTACCGGAAGCGAACCTGCCGGAGCATCTGTTGCTTCTATTGCAGGTACAAATATTAAGAAATCAGTTTTAGAATTGGGCGGAAGCGATGCTTTTATTATTCTTGAAGATGCTGATTTTGATAAAGCAGCAAGAGTAGGAGCGGAGTCAAGGCTTCAGAATTGTGGACAGACTTGTGTAGCAGCAAAAAGATTTATTATCCATCAGAATGCTGAGAACGAATTCCTTCCTAAGTTTATTGAAGAATTCAAAAAGTATGTTCCGGGAGATCCTAACGATAAAGAAACTAAACTTTCTGCAATGGCTCGTAAAGATTTAGCCGATGATTTGGAAGCTCAATATAAAAAAGCACTGGATAATGGAGCAGAGCCAATAGTTCCGTTAGAAAGAATCTCGGATATTGTTTTTAAACCAGGATTAATGAGAGTGAATGAAGGTAATCCTATTCTGGAAGAAGAGCTTTTTGGCCCGTTAGGAATGGTATTAATAGCAAAGAGTGATGACGAATGTTTGCGACTGGCAAATAATACCAGATTTGGATTAGGGAACTCAATCTGGACAAAGAATAAAGAGAAAGCTTTCTTTTTTGCTGAAAATCTGGAATCCGGAGCTGTAGGCGTTAATGAAATGACTAAATCTATGCCTGATATGCCTTTGGGAGGTGCTAAACGTTCAGGATATGGCACAGAACTATCCTTATTTGCACTAAAAGAATTTACAATTCCTAAAAGTATTATAGGAACACTTTAA
- the hutG gene encoding formimidoylglutamase, which yields MERIWSGRFDGEDLLSRRLFQAVEDKIDYKEIVDNSYFLHGFAVDEGVKRNKGRVGAAAAPNVIRKNMSNFPVVSPSFRLFDFGDIYCPDENLEKTQQSLADVVASGLLNNGKSIVLGGGHEVTYAHYSGIKKAFPTKKIGIINFDAHFDNREPENNLASSGTGFWQIANEGEIHSMHIGIQRNSNTLKLFDTAHQYGMKYILADELFFENLPQLYPRIDEFLDGIDVLYVTICMDVFNASIAPGVSASAYNGIFTDQAFMLLYRHILRNNKLKALDVAEVNPAYDIQDRTARLAASLVNEWLMI from the coding sequence ATGGAAAGAATCTGGTCCGGCCGTTTTGATGGTGAAGACTTATTAAGCAGAAGGCTTTTTCAGGCAGTTGAAGATAAAATAGATTATAAAGAGATAGTAGATAACAGCTATTTTCTACATGGCTTTGCAGTAGATGAAGGCGTGAAAAGAAATAAAGGCAGGGTAGGAGCAGCAGCGGCACCCAATGTTATCCGAAAGAATATGAGTAATTTTCCGGTGGTATCACCAAGTTTCAGACTTTTTGACTTCGGGGATATATACTGTCCGGATGAAAATCTGGAAAAAACACAACAAAGTTTGGCAGATGTTGTAGCCAGTGGATTGCTAAATAATGGTAAAAGCATTGTATTAGGCGGCGGACACGAAGTTACTTATGCACATTATTCAGGCATAAAAAAAGCTTTTCCGACTAAGAAAATTGGGATTATTAATTTTGATGCTCATTTTGATAACAGAGAACCGGAAAATAATTTAGCTTCATCCGGAACAGGGTTCTGGCAGATTGCTAATGAAGGAGAAATCCACTCTATGCATATTGGAATTCAAAGGAATAGTAATACTCTGAAATTATTCGATACTGCGCACCAGTATGGGATGAAATATATTCTTGCAGATGAACTCTTCTTCGAAAATCTTCCACAGTTATATCCAAGGATAGATGAATTCCTGGACGGAATAGATGTACTGTATGTTACGATATGTATGGATGTTTTCAATGCATCTATCGCACCTGGAGTAAGTGCTTCGGCCTATAACGGAATTTTTACGGATCAGGCATTTATGCTGTTATACAGGCATATTTTGCGGAATAATAAATTAAAAGCTTTAGATGTTGCTGAAGTAAATCCTGCCTATGATATTCAGGACAGAACAGCGCGGCTGGCGGCATCTTTAGTAAATGAATGGTTAATGATATAG